One stretch of Zingiber officinale cultivar Zhangliang chromosome 6B, Zo_v1.1, whole genome shotgun sequence DNA includes these proteins:
- the LOC121988910 gene encoding ribose-phosphate pyrophosphokinase 4-like isoform X1, whose protein sequence is MPMPMPMGVASAVSSSDLFKSHPDNLGRPHQPEAAAVSLVFHPKSNHLRTVSQHSFRRRPPRNVDGWIGSELRMSLETRNGPSSADRGEGLHRIPGSPPLMAASPAVVSSIALPHERSKKSVCLFFCEEMRELAERVALAGDSIELRSITWRTFEDGFPNLFISYAQGIRGQHVAFLASFSSPAVIFEQLSVIYALPRLFISSFTLVLPFFPTGSYERMEDEGDVATAFTLARILSNIPISRGGPTSLVIFDIHALQERFYFGDSVLPCFESGVPLLMNRLQQLPDSDNISIAFPDDGAWKRFHKLLHHFPMIICNKVREGDQRIVRLKEGDPRGRHVVIVDDLVQSGGTLIECQKVLAAHGADRISAYVTHGIFPNRSWERFKHDNGAGPNNGFNYFWITDSCPLTVREVKNRAPFEILSLSVQIASALQI, encoded by the exons ATGCCGATGCCGATGCCGATGGGGGTGGCATCTGCGGTTTCTTCTTCCGATCTATTCAAGAGCCATCCTGACAATCTCGGCCGTCCTCATCAACCGGAAGCGGCTGCGGTATCGCTCGTCTTTCATCCCAAATCGAACCACCTCCGTACAGTATCACAGCATTCTTTTCGCCGACGTCCCCCTCGCAACGTGGATGGGTGGATTGGTTCGGAATTGAGGATGTCGTTGGAGACGAGAAACGGCCCGAGCTCCGCTGACAGAGGCGAAGGACTCCACCGAATCCCTGGAAGCCCTCCTCTTATGGCGGCTTCGCCTGCGGTGGTGTCCTCTATCGCGTTGCCACACGAAAGGTCTAAGAAGAGCGTTTGCCTCTTCTTTTGTGAGGAGATGAGGGAGCTCGCCGAGCGCGTAGCATTGGCGGGTGACTCCATCGAGCTACGTAGCATCACTTGGAG GACATTTGAGGATGGTTTCCCTAACCTATTCATCTCATATGCTCAAGGCATTCGTGGGCAACATGTAGCTTTTTTGGCGTCGTTCAGTTCACCAGCTGTAATTTTTGAGCAGCTGTCTGTGATCTATGCATTGCCAAGGTTGTTTATCTCCTCATTTACCCTTGTTCTTCCTTTTTTCCCAACTGGATCTTATGAACGGATGGAAGATGAAGGGGATGTTGCAACAGCTTTCACACTTGCTCGAATTTTGTCAAACATACCTATCTCAAGAGGTGGACCGACTAGTTTAGTCATTTTTGACATTCATGCTTTGCAG GAGAGATTCTACTTTGGAGATTCTGTCCTCCCATGTTTTGAGAGTGGGGTACCTTTGCTAATGAATAGACTTCAACAGCTACCGGATTCTGACAAT ATATCTATTGCTTTTCCAGATGACGGTGCATGGAAGCGATTTCATAAGCTACTTCATCATTTTCCAATG ATTATTTGCAACAAAGTCAGGGAAGGTGATCAACGTATTGTACGATTAAAAGAGGGAGATCCTCGAGGCCGACATGTTGTGATAGTCGATGACTTAGTTCAATCTGGTGGCACACTGATTGAATGCCAG AAAGTATTGGCAGCTCATGGGGCAGACAGAATCAGTGCGTACGTGACCCATGGAATCTTTCCCAACAGGTCATGGGAGCGATTTAAACATGACAATGGAG CCGGCCCAAACAATGGCTTTAACTACTTTTGGATTACTGACTCCTGCCCACTTACTGTAAGAGAAGTAAAGAACAGAGCTCCCTTTGAAATTCTTAGCCTTTCTGTTCAAATTGCTTCTGCTCTTCAAATATAG
- the LOC121988910 gene encoding ribose-phosphate pyrophosphokinase 3, chloroplastic-like isoform X2 has translation MTFEDGFPNLFISYAQGIRGQHVAFLASFSSPAVIFEQLSVIYALPRLFISSFTLVLPFFPTGSYERMEDEGDVATAFTLARILSNIPISRGGPTSLVIFDIHALQERFYFGDSVLPCFESGVPLLMNRLQQLPDSDNISIAFPDDGAWKRFHKLLHHFPMIICNKVREGDQRIVRLKEGDPRGRHVVIVDDLVQSGGTLIECQKVLAAHGADRISAYVTHGIFPNRSWERFKHDNGAGPNNGFNYFWITDSCPLTVREVKNRAPFEILSLSVQIASALQI, from the exons AT GACATTTGAGGATGGTTTCCCTAACCTATTCATCTCATATGCTCAAGGCATTCGTGGGCAACATGTAGCTTTTTTGGCGTCGTTCAGTTCACCAGCTGTAATTTTTGAGCAGCTGTCTGTGATCTATGCATTGCCAAGGTTGTTTATCTCCTCATTTACCCTTGTTCTTCCTTTTTTCCCAACTGGATCTTATGAACGGATGGAAGATGAAGGGGATGTTGCAACAGCTTTCACACTTGCTCGAATTTTGTCAAACATACCTATCTCAAGAGGTGGACCGACTAGTTTAGTCATTTTTGACATTCATGCTTTGCAG GAGAGATTCTACTTTGGAGATTCTGTCCTCCCATGTTTTGAGAGTGGGGTACCTTTGCTAATGAATAGACTTCAACAGCTACCGGATTCTGACAAT ATATCTATTGCTTTTCCAGATGACGGTGCATGGAAGCGATTTCATAAGCTACTTCATCATTTTCCAATG ATTATTTGCAACAAAGTCAGGGAAGGTGATCAACGTATTGTACGATTAAAAGAGGGAGATCCTCGAGGCCGACATGTTGTGATAGTCGATGACTTAGTTCAATCTGGTGGCACACTGATTGAATGCCAG AAAGTATTGGCAGCTCATGGGGCAGACAGAATCAGTGCGTACGTGACCCATGGAATCTTTCCCAACAGGTCATGGGAGCGATTTAAACATGACAATGGAG CCGGCCCAAACAATGGCTTTAACTACTTTTGGATTACTGACTCCTGCCCACTTACTGTAAGAGAAGTAAAGAACAGAGCTCCCTTTGAAATTCTTAGCCTTTCTGTTCAAATTGCTTCTGCTCTTCAAATATAG
- the LOC121988911 gene encoding mechanosensitive ion channel protein 10-like, whose amino-acid sequence MDSRKETVEKKQVEVVLLIAGEESAEATDSSGGAAREPKVESFDDFSKDPSARTPKSPLRVRNPSFEITKSSPSPGKPPRPPQTEALIRRRSICKPKSRLVEQPPPPVSGPADAPCPLPFERVPASPNPKLTPKTPSHVWDEEEEEDEAIFQRPQFSDGVAPQRKWKIRVLIEWSILILAMGFLVASLTVRKLENTEIYGLHIWEWCLMVIIIFCGRLMTYWLMTIVVFMIERNFLLRKKVLYFVYGLKNSVRVCIWLGLVLITWILLFNHRIPRSPKTTKAKVLKYVTLTLASLLTASVLWLVKTLLVKILASSFHMNTFFDRIQESIFHQYVLQTLSGPPLMELAEKVGRVKSTSQLSFRSSVKGKGKGKGKEGEDLGVIDVGKLHNMRHDKVSAWTMTGLINVISSSGLSTISNTIENFDEEGSELRDQEITNEWDAKAAAFQIFKNVAKPGYKYIEEEDLLRFLSKEEVTYVLPLFEGAVETRKIKKSALRNWVVKAYLDRKSLALSLNDTKTAVKQLHKLASVVVAIVIIIVTLLLLGFATTKVLVFISSQLLLVVFVFGNSCKTVFESIIFVFIMHPFDVGDRCVVDGVQMVVEEMNILTTTFLRYDNEKIFYPNAVLLTKPISNFYRSPDMNDTIEFAVDVSTSIESIGGLKFKLKLYIDSKPNHWHPNHSIVVKDIVNVNKMNMALNVRHTMNFQNIAEKNNRRSDLILELKKIFEELGIRYLLLPQEVQVSYIGSTSLPVAIRQGM is encoded by the exons ATGGATTCACGGAAGGAGACAGTGGAGAAGAAGCAAGTGGAAGTGGTTTTGTTGATCGCGGGAGAGGAGTCAGCGGAGGCTACAGATTCTTCTGGGGGAGCCGCTAGAGAACCGAAGGTGGAGTCTTTTGACGATTTCTCTAAGGATCCGAGCGCTCGTACGCCCAAATCCCCCCTTCGAGTTAGAAACCCTTCTTTTGAGATCACGAAATCTTCTCCAAGTCCCGGGAAGCCCCCTAGGCCTCCCCAAACCGAGGCCCTTATCCGCCGTCGTTCCATCTGCAAGCCCAAGTCACGACTCGTCGAGCAGCCTCCACCTCCTGTATCCGGCCCAGCCGATGCTCCCTGCCCGCTGCCCTTTGAGCGAGTGCCAGCCTCGCCGAATCCCAAGCTCACGCCGAAGACCCCGTCGCATGTTTGggatgaagaggaggaagaggatgagGCAATTTTCCAAAGACCGCAGTTTTCTGATGGAGTGGCACCTCAAAGGAAGTGGAAAATTAGGGTTTTGATCGAGTGGTCGATCCTCATCCTCGCAATGGGATTCCTGGTAGCGAGCTTGACGGTTCGCAAGTTGGAAAACACTGAGATTTACGGACTGCACATATGGGAATGGTGCCTAATGGTTATAATAATCTTCTGTGGCAGGTTGATGACATATTGGCTCATGACCATTGTCGTCTTCATGATCGAAAGGAACTTCCTTTTGAGAAAAAAAGTATTGTACTTTGTGTATGGATTGAAAAATAGCGTCCGGGTTTGCATCTGGTTGGGTCTGGTTCTAATCACTTGGATTTTGTTATTTAACCATAGAATTCCAAGATCACCCAAGACCACAAAAGCTAAAGTCCTTAAATACGTGACTCTTACGCTTGCTTCATTGCTGACTGCGTCAGTGCTATGGCTGGTGAAGACCCTTTTGGTGAAGATCCTTGCTTCTTCCTTTCACATGAACACTTTTTTTGATAGAATCCAGGAGTCCATTTTTCACCAGTATGTACTTCAAACGCTTTCTGGGCCACCACTAATGGAGTTGGCAGAGAAGGTAGGGCGTGTTAAGAGTACCTCACAATTGAGTTTTAGGAGCAgtgtaaaaggaaaaggaaaaggaaaaggcaAAGAAGGGGAGGATCTAGGCGTGATTGATGTAGGAAAGCTTCATAACATGAGACATGACAAAGTGTCAGCTTGGACAATGACGGGATTGATCAATGTAATCAGTAGCTCGGGGCTTTCAACAATTTCCAATACTATTGAGAATTTTGATGAGGAAGGAAGTGAGCTAAGAGATCAGGAGATAACCAATGAATGGGATGCAAAAGCTGCagcttttcaaatttttaaaaatgttgcaAAGCCTGGCTACAA GTACATCGAGGAGGAAGATCTATTGAGATTTTTGAGCAAGGAGGAAGTGACTTATGTGCTTCCATTATTTGAAGGAGCAGTAGAGACGCGGAAGATTAAAAAGTCAGCATTAAGGAACTGGGTG GTAAAGGCATATCTTGATCGCAAATCACTTGCTCTTTCTTTAAATGACACAAAAACAGCAGTAAAACAGTTGCACAAGCTTGCAAGTGTTGTAGTCGCGATTGTGATCATAATTGTCACTCTTCTTTTGTTGGGATTTGCAACCACAAAAGTCCTTGTGTTTATCTCATCTCAGCTGTTACTGGTAGTTTTTGTGTTTGGAAATTCCTGCAAGACAGTCTTTGAATCAATCATATTTGTGTTCATAATGCATCCTTTCGACGTTGGTGACCGCTGTGTTGTTGACGGCGTGCAG ATGGTTGTGGAAGAAATGAATATACTGACAACTACATTTCTGAGATACGATAATGAGAAGATATTCTATCCAAATGCAGTGCTATTGACCAAACCCATCAGTAACTTTTACCGAAGCCCTGATATGAATGACACCATTGAGTTTGCAGTTGACGTTTCAACTTCAATTGAAAGCATTGGAGGGTTAAAGTTTAAACTAAAACT GTACATTGATAGCAAACCAAATCATTGGCATCCTAATCACAGCATAGTGGTGAAGGACATTGTGAACGTTAATAAGATGAACATGGCTCTTAATGTTCGCCACACGATGAATTTCCAAAACATTGCGGAGAAGAACAATCGGAGATCTGATCTTATTCTTGAGCTGAAGAAAATATTCGAAGAATTGGGCATTCGATATCTGTTGCTGCCTCAGGAAGTTCAAGTTAGCTATATTGGTTCAACTTCACTGCCTGTAGCCATTCGACAAGGCATGTAA